In Babylonia areolata isolate BAREFJ2019XMU chromosome 10, ASM4173473v1, whole genome shotgun sequence, the following proteins share a genomic window:
- the LOC143286426 gene encoding von Hippel-Lindau disease tumor suppressor-like, translating into MSNQSSGSGTCDLRSFKSKRRVLITFVNKSERIAELYWVDFNGKLVMYCKELQPGKEHKLITYVTHPWIARDSVTGQWLSVGGKQWYVTPMPQDSHDIDDEPGAELIDVGSVEVTIQIPVYRLQDICIGFFRKCQKAHELTEEQVNQYLLHKVNNIPKVSFRVYRESDGTITNE; encoded by the exons atgtCAAACCAATCATCTGGGAGTGGGACATGTGATCTCCGATCATTCAAGAGCAAGCGCCGTGTTTTGATCACATTTGTAAACAAATCAGAACGGATTGCTGAGCTGTACTGGGTGGACTTCAATGGAAAGCTGGTTATGTATTGTAAAGAGTTGCAACCTGGAAAGGAACATAAGCTGATCACCTATGTGACCCATCCTTGGATAGCGCGAGACAGTGTGACCGGTCAGTGGCTATCGGTAGGCGGAAAGCAGTGGTATGTGACCCCCATGCCTCAAGACAGCCATGACATTGACGACGAACCAGGTGCAGAACTCATAGATGTTGGTTCGGTAGAGGTTACCATCCAGATTCCAG TGTACAGGCTGCAAGATATCTGCATCGGCTTCTTCAGAAAATGCCAGAAAGCCCATGAACTGACTGAGGAGCAGGTGAACCAGTATCTGTTGCACAAGGTGAACAACATTCCCAAGGTGTCTTTCAGAGTCTATCGGGAATCTGATGGAACTATAACTAATGAGTAA